One Myotis daubentonii chromosome 12, mMyoDau2.1, whole genome shotgun sequence genomic region harbors:
- the LOC132213874 gene encoding ubiquitin-like protein 4A has product MSAGIIGFWRAPRAAARGRGLRGACWPGWTLLTVKALQGRECSLQVSEDELVSTLKHLVSEKLNVAVRQQRLLFKGKALADGKKLSDYSIGPNSKLNLVVKPLEKVLLEESATQKLAEAPPLRPHAWQLIAKVLARHFSAADANRVLDQLQRDYEKSLSRLTLDDIERLANRFLNSEVTEVKEKGFSK; this is encoded by the exons ATGAGTGCTGGAATAATTG GGTTCTGGCGCGCGCCCAGGGCGGCGGCGCGCGGTAGGGGGCTGAGGGGTGCGTGTTGGCCTGGGTGGACGCTGCTGACGGTGAAGGCGCTCCAGGGCCGTGAGTGCAGCCTACAGGTGTCGGAGGATGAGTTGGTGTCCACGCTGAAGCATCTGGTCTCCGAGAAGTTGAACGTAGCCGTGCGCCAGCAGCGGCTGCTGTTCAAGGGCAAGGCCCTGGCAGATGGGAAAAAACTCTCCGATTACAGCATCGGGCCCAATTCCAAGCTCAACCTCGTGGTCAAACCTCTGGAGAAGGTGTTACTGGAAGAAAGTGCCACACAGAAACTGGCCGAGGCCCCGCCCTTGCGCCCACACGCCTGGCAGCTGATTGCCAAAGTCTTGGCCCGCCACTTCAGTGCCGCAGATGCCAACAGGGTCCTAGATCAACTACAGAGGGATTATGAGAAGTCCCTGAGCCGCCTGACCCTGGATGACATCGAACGTTTAGCCAACCGCTTCCTGAACTCCGAAGTCACTGAAGTTAAGGAGAAGGGGTTCTCTAAATAA
- the C12H2orf81 gene encoding uncharacterized protein C2orf81 homolog — translation MAHESSRQARDRGATRSKAEKARPPAVPVPQVDIVPGRLTEAEWMALTMVEEGEDVVGDILADLLGRVMDSAFKVYLTQQCVPFTISQAREAMLQIIEWRFLARDEGESAVAEDPTWGEDEEPLASTTDAWAQGSVPLMHAPASVELEDFFRCEDQGSVDQISLGRALMDGGCEEQMESSKPRETLSPPPISELFQGAGPRDPLEELEDQEGGRPSSAGSRNMNLQQPSASVKIVVETVPPGSPHSSLEQSLAASSQESAESTRPLSSQLSLENLYFSPSTEDLSEQVFKKGEKPLAALDPIIFGPSLQQPWWMGSQLRTLPRRAGHKASVLPSQWVRPEVEVVDTDTEVRPLEIYRRPPQVKKTEALARRQANDSSCQAFCPLPPSGPFPTLRPGSQLPPLSLGPSSPCSQSKGLLPGPESRFPEKHLKASQMARSRSPSPCTWPGAKWPRGWEREAELLEELWAGRSHVPRQGHRDQEVQDPHRWSYLEPQILKPTSQVMWQPVLLPEALKLAPGVSMWNPTTQVLLRSGPPRQEAKKGCTSPPIELHPIQTEAQVTGAQLMKSSTSKVWSLPSKILPHSEP, via the exons AGGCAGGCCCGAGATCGCGGGGCGACCAGATCCAAGGCGGAAAAGGCGCGGCCGCCTGCTGTGCCAGTGCCCCAGGTGGACATCGTTCCTGGGCGGCTCACTGAGGCTGAGTGGATGGCGCTCACAATGGTGGAGGAGGGCGAGGACGTGGTGGGGGACATCTTGGCAGATTTGCTGGGGCGTGTCATGGACTCTGCCTTCAAAGTCTACTTGACCCAGCAG TGCGTCCCATTCACCATCAGCCAGGCCCGGGAGGCCATGCTGCAGATCATCGAGTGGCGTTTCCTGGCTCGAGATGAGGGAGAGTCTGCAGTGGCTGAGGACCCCACCTGGGGAGAGGACGAGGAGCCCTTGGCAAGCACAACAGATGCCTGGGCTCAGGGATCTGTGCCCCTAATGCACGCACCAGCCTCGGTGGAGCTGGAGGACTTCTTCCGATGTGAG GACCAAGGGAGCGTCGACCAGATTTCTCTAGGCAGAGCGTTGATGGATGGAGGCTGTGAGGAGCAGATGGAATCCTCCAAGCCAAGAGAGACGCTCAGCCCTCCACCCATCTCAGAGCTGTTTCAGGGGGCAGGCCCCAGGGATCCTTTAGAGGAACTGGAAGACCAGGAAGGAGGCCGCCCATCTTCGGCAGGGTCCAGGAACATGAACCTCCAACAGCCGTCAGCCTCTGTGAAGATCGTGGTGGAGACAGTTCCCCCTGGGAGCCCCCATTCTTCTCTGGAGCAGTCCCTGGCAGCCAGCTCCCAGGAATCGGCAGAGAGCACACGGCCCCTCAGCTCCCAGTTGTCACTAGAGAACCTCTATTTCTCGCCCTCCACTGAGGACCTAAGCGAGCAGGTGTTCAAGAAGGGCGAGAAGCCCCTTGCTGCCTTGGACCCCATCATAttcggcccctccctccagcagccTTGGTGGATGGGCTCACAGCTGAGAACGCTTCCCCGTAGGGCGGGCCACAAGGCCTCGGTGCTGCCGAGCCAGTGGGTACGCCCAGAAGTTGAGGTTGTGGATACAGACACTGAGGTGCGCCCCCTGGAAATCTACCGCAGGCCCCCCCAGGTCAAGAAGACAGAGGCCCTGGCCAGACGCCAAGCGAATGACTCCAGTTGCCAAGCTTTCTGCCCGCTTCCTCCCAGCGGTCCTTTCCCTACTTTGCGCCCCGGCTCCCAACTTCCCCCCTTAAGCTTAGGCCCATCATCACCATGCTCCCAGTCTAAGGGGCTCTTACCGGGCCCAGAGAGCCGCTTTCCTGAAAAGCACCTGAAGGCCTCCCAAATGGCCCGcagccgcagccccagcccctgcacgTGGCCAGGTGCGAAGTGGccgaggggctgggagagggaggcggAGTTGCTGGAAGAGCTGTGGGCCGGCCGCAGCCACGTACCTCGGCAGGGCCACCGGGACCAGGAGGTCCAGGATCCTCACAGGTGGTCTTACCTTGAACCCCAAATCCTCAAGCCCACGTCCCAGGTGATGTGGCAGCCAGTATTGCTGCCGGAAGCCTTGAAGCTGGCTCCTGGTGTGAGCATGTGGAACCCAACCACACAGGTGCTGCTCAGGTCTGGCCCACCCCGGCAGGAGGCCAAAAAAGGCTGTACCTCTCCTCCCATTGAGTTGCACCCCATCCAGACAGAAGCCCAGGTGACCGGGGCACAGCTAATGAAGAGCTCAACCTCCAAAGTGTGGTCTCTCCCCTCCAAGATCCTGCCCCATTCTGAGCCCTGA